The Maylandia zebra isolate NMK-2024a linkage group LG4, Mzebra_GT3a, whole genome shotgun sequence genome includes a window with the following:
- the qtrt1 gene encoding queuine tRNA-ribosyltransferase catalytic subunit 1 → MAAPIECGAHTETIENNMSLKKALSPLSLRIVAECPVTKARACDLILPHSTVSTPVFMPVGTQGTLKGITVDQLEDLGCRICLGNTYHLGMRPGPDLIEKANGLHGFMNWKRNLLTDSGGFQMVSLVELSEVTEEGVKFRSPYDGKEILLSPEKSISIQNSLGSDIMMQLDDVVSSTVTGPRVEEAMHRSVRWLDRCIAANKNRDKQNLFAIIQGGLNAELRKACLDEMTKRDVPGFAIGGLSGGEEKDDFWQMVTLSTDHLPREKPRYLMGVGYAVDLVVCVALGCDMFDCVFPTRTARFGSALVPWGTLQVKHKQYAKDFQPIDPDCQCPTCKKHSRAYLHALFKSDTAAMHHITIHNIAYQLTLMRSVRESIVEGRFPEFIRTFMKRLFPSGDQYPSWAVDALASVNVTLD, encoded by the exons ATGGCTGCCCCCATAGAGTGTGGGGCTCATACAGAAACTATAGAGAACAACATGTCCCTAAAGAAAGCTTTGTCTCCTCTCTCTTTGCGAATTGTTGCTGAATGCCCAGTAACTAAAGCGAGAGCCTGTGATCTAATACTGCCGCATAGCACCGTTAGCACCCCGGTTTTCATGCCCGTCGGGACTCAGGGGACCCTGAAGGGAATCACTGTGGATCAGCTGGAAGATCTGGGATGTCGGATTTGCCTTGGAAACACATACCACCTTGGAATGAGACCG GGTCCCGATTTGATTGAGAAAGCCAATGGTTTGCATGGGTTCATGAACTGGAAGAGAAATCTTTTAACT GACAGTGGAGGGTTTCAGATGGTGTCTCTCGTCGAGCTCTCCGAAGTTACGGAGGAAGGAGTCAAGTTCAGGTCCCCCTACGACGGCAAAGAAATCTTACTAAGTCCTGAGAAGTCTATCAGCATACAGAACAGTCTGG GGTCAGACATCATGATGCAGCTGGATGACGTGGTCAGCAGTACTGTGACAGGACCACGGGTAGAAGAGGCCATGCATAGATCCGTTCGCTGGCTGGACCGCTGTATAGCAGCCAATAAAAATCGAGACAAACAAAACCTCTTTGCCATCATTCAGGGAGGATTGAATGCAGAGCTGCGCAAGGCCTGTCTAgatg AAATGACTAAGCGTGATGTTCCTGGTTTTGCCATTGGCGGACTGAGTGGAGGAGAAGAGAAGGATGACTTCTGGCAGATGGTGACACTAAGCACTGATCACCTGCCTCGGGAAAAACCCCGCTATCTCATGGGTGTAGG GTATGCTGTGGATCTGGTGGTATGCGTCGCCCTGGGATGTGATATGTTTGACTGCGTTTTCCCAACACGCACTGCG AGGTTTGGCTCTGCCTTGGTGCCCTGGGGAACTCTCCAAGTGAAACATAAGCAGTATGCCAAAGATTTCCAGCCCATAGACCCAGACTGCCAGTGTCCTACCTGCAAGAA GCACAGTCGAGCTTACCTGCATGCTCTGTTTAAGAGTGACACTGCAGCCATGCATCACATCACTATCCACAACATCGCCTACCAG CTCACGCTGATGCGCTCTGTGAGAGAGAGCATTGTGGAAGGCCGCTTCCCTGAGTTCATACGGACGTTCATGAAGCGACTGTTTCCTTCTGGTGACCAGTACCCCAGCTGGGCTGTGGATGCTTTAGCTTCTGTTAACGTTACTTTGGACTAG